The Bacteroidota bacterium genomic interval CTGAAAGACCAGCCGATGTATCTCGCCGGAGGCGAAGGCTACGGGTATATCATGTTCCTGAAAAATGTCCGCATGGGGGGATGCGGAGTGACCGGCACCGTTTCCTCAACCAGTTTCGACCCCGTCACGAATATTGAAAAAAATGTCGACTACCATGTTTCGTATGGCGGGTTTCTCATCGATTATGTGGTTCCGCTCGGCGGTCAGGTGGATTTTGCGGCGGGCGTCACGATCGGCGGCGGAGGCATCGACATTACGACGTCCGCCGACAATGGAGCGTACAAACAATGGAACACCCTCTGGTCGCAGTTCGGCGGCAACGATTCAACCATCAATGTGACGCGGCATTTGAACGGATCCTTCTTCTGTCTGCAACCGCATGCCAGCATCGAGTACGCAATGCTCCGCTGGTTCCAATTGCGGGTGGGCGTCAGTTATCCGTATATGACCGGAGCGACGTGGAAGCTTGAAGAGAATCAGGACATCCTTAACGTTCCGGGAAATCTCAAGACCGAAGGACCGGTGATCACTGCAGGCATCATGTTCGGCTTCTTCAACTAATATGACGTTGATGAAAAGGATCCGACTCAGTCATTCGATGTATCAAAGCCGTTCGAAACGAGCCTGGAAGAACCGGAGATACTTTGGCTCATAGACCATCTTCATTCCCTTGATCTTCCCGCGCTGTTCGTATACTGCTTCGACCGATTCAGCGGTAACATCGCAATGGGCCTGAGTATAAACACGACGGGGGAACGTGAGGCGCACAAGCTCAAGTTTCGGGAAATAATTCTCGCCCGTTTCTTTTTTTCGCCCCGCTGAAACGATGCCGCGTTCCATTGAACGGATCCCCGAATCCATGTATAATTCCGCCGCCAGCGTCTGTGCCGGGAATTCTATCTGGGGAATATGGGGAAGGAATCTCTTGGCGTCCAAAAATATCGCATGCCCCCCGACCGGGAGAACGATCGGAACGCCGATGCTCTGCAATCTTTCCCCAACATATTCTATCTGGCCGATCCTTGCCTTGATGTGCGATTCTTCAACCGCTTCCTCGATCCCTCGCGCCATCGCTTCCATGTCGCGCCCCGCCATGCCGCCGTAGGTGTGAAGCCCTTCATACACCACGACCATATTCCGCGCTTCTTCAAAAACGTCGTAATCGTTCAATGCCAGGAACCCTCCGATATTGACAAGCAGGTCCTTTTTGCCGCTCATTGTCGCACCATCGCTGTATGAACATAATTCCTTCAGGATTTCGGAAATGGATTTCTTTTCATAACCTTTCTCCCGTACTTTTATGAAATAAGCGTTCTCCACTGCCCGCGTAGCGTCAAGAATGACCTTAATGTTGTAGTTCTTCGCCAAGGAGCGTACCTGGCGGAGATTTTCCATCGAGATGGGCTGTCCGCCGGCCATGTTCACTGTCGCGGCGACTGTGAGGTAGGCCATTTTCTTCTCGCCGACTTTTTTTATCAAGTCCTCCAATTTCTGAAGATCGATGTTCCCCTTGAACGGATGCATATTTTGCGCATCGTGCGCCTCGTCGATGATAACATCGACAAAGGTGGCGCCAGCCAATTCCTGATGCAGTCGGGTTGTCGTAAAATACATGTTGCCGGCGACGTAATCGCCCGGCTTGATCAGCAATTTAGAGATAATGTGCTCGGCGCCGCGCCCTTGATGCGTGGGTACCAGATATTTATAGCCGTAATACTTCTGAACATTCTCTTCAAGATGATAATAATTCTTGCTCCCGGCGTATGCTTCATCTCCCAACATCATGCCTGCCCACTGGTAATCGCTCATGGCGTTCGTACCGCTGTCGGTCAATAAATCGATGTACACATCTTCCGAGCGAAGCAAAAACGTATTGTACCCTGCTTCTTTGATCGCCGCAAGGCGTTCTTCACGCGTGGTCATCCTCAATGGCTCAACGACCTTGATCTTGAAAGGCTCGGCCCATGACCGTCGTTCTAATTTTCCCATACAAGCTCCGAATGTAGTTCGTTGACTTTCGAAATTGATTTTGGTATCATAACCTAAACGCTGTCAATATACCGATTTCCCGTCCGATGTTCAACGCCCTCTCTCCCAAGACACATTAGCTTCAATGATCAAACCGACCGTCCTTCAGAAAATTTCACAGATCGCCGGCAAGGATCGCTATTTCGATTCCCAGGAGGACCGGATCTCGTATTCGTATGACGGCACGCCGCTGCTCCATTCGCTCCCCGATGCCATTGTAATTCCCCAAAACAAAGAACAAATAGCATCTCTTCTCGCCCTTGCGAACGAGGAGCACTTCGCCATTGTGCCGCGTGGCTCGGGTTCGGGACTAAGCGGCGGATCCATCCCGGTTGAAAATTCTATTGTCCTTTTGATGTCGCATTGGAATAAAGTTCTGGAAATTGATACCGAGAACCTTACCGCTCTTGTTGAACCAGGGGTCATTACCGCCGATCTTCACGCATCTGTCGAGAAATTGGGGCTGTTTTATCCTCCGGACCCCGGCAGCATGAACATTTGTACGATCGGCGGGAATGTTGCAGAAAACGCCGGTGGCTTGCGCGGCTTGAAATATGGCGTAACAAAAAATTATATCCTGGGACTTGAGACGGTCCTCCCGACCGGCGAAATAATATTCTCGGGGGGAAAGGTAGTCAAGGATGTTGCCGGTTACAACCTGAAAGACTTTTTCGTTGGATCGGAGGGAACCCTCGGCGTTTTTACGAATATTTTGCTGAAACTGATCCCTAAGCCTGAAGCCAGCAAAACAATGCTGGCGTATTTCCGGTCCCGCCAGGATGCCGCCGAAGCAGTCTCCGCGATCATCGCTGCTCACATCATCCCGGCGACGATCGAATTCCTGGATCAAACAACGATCAAGTGCGTGGAAGAATATACGCATCTTGGGCTGCCGACCTCCATTGAATCGCTTTTGCTGATCGAGGTGGATGGCCGTTCTCCTGTTGTCAATGAAGATTCGGTCAAGATCGCTGAACTCTGTAAACGGCATGAATGCATCGAGATCAATCTCGCGCAATCTGAGTCCGATGCGATTCGCTTGAAGACCGCGAGGCGTGCGGCCTTTTCGGCGCTGGCACGTGTTCGGCCAACCACCATTCTAGAGGATGTCACTGTGCCGAGAAGTGAAATTGCCAAAATGCTCGAACGCATTGACCGGATCGCTAAAAAATACAGCGTGACCTTCGGCATTTTCGGGCATGCCGGTGACGGGAATCTTCATCCGACCTGTCTGACCGATGAGCGGGACAAGGACGAAATTCACAGAGCCGAATCGGCGTTTGAGGAGATCTTTAGCGAATCGATCAGGATGGGGGGGACCATTACGGGGGAGCATGGAACGGGATTGGCAAAGAAAAAATTTCTGCCGAACGTTGCAGGCATCCCGGCCGTAGAAATGATGCGAACGATAAAATCCTCGATCGATCCGCAAGGAGTGCTGAATCCCGGAAAGATTTTTTCCATCAAACCGAAATGCGAGGGGAACCTTCCGCAAAGCAGGGAACAGATCAAGAGGTTTGAAGCATTGGGTGCATGGACGTGATGACCAGATAGCGCATGGAATCGTCTAAAAAAAAGAACGCCGCGCAATCAAAGAACAACAGTGGATTTGCCGGCGTCGACATTCCGAGTTATGACTTCATCACTAATTGCATGCACTGCGGCCTCTGCCTTCCTGTATGCCCGACATTCTCGATCACCGGCCTTGAAAAATCATCCCCCCGCGGCCGCATCCGTTTGATGAAAGCCGTAGCCGACGGCGAGATGGGGATGACGGACGGCTTCATTGACGAAATGAATTTCTGCCTCGATTGTCAGGCCTGTGAAACTGCATGTCCCGCAGGAGTCAAATACGGAGCTTTAGTGGAAACGGCACGGGATCAGGTGTCGACTCAGGGAAAACTGTCGTGGAAAGAGAAGCTGTTACGAAAGATCTCCTTCCAGTACATCCTTGGTTCAAAGTCAATATTGAAAGCAGCTGCGAAGGCGCTCCGTTTTTATCAAAATTCAGGGAT includes:
- a CDS encoding FAD-linked oxidase C-terminal domain-containing protein, with translation MIKPTVLQKISQIAGKDRYFDSQEDRISYSYDGTPLLHSLPDAIVIPQNKEQIASLLALANEEHFAIVPRGSGSGLSGGSIPVENSIVLLMSHWNKVLEIDTENLTALVEPGVITADLHASVEKLGLFYPPDPGSMNICTIGGNVAENAGGLRGLKYGVTKNYILGLETVLPTGEIIFSGGKVVKDVAGYNLKDFFVGSEGTLGVFTNILLKLIPKPEASKTMLAYFRSRQDAAEAVSAIIAAHIIPATIEFLDQTTIKCVEEYTHLGLPTSIESLLLIEVDGRSPVVNEDSVKIAELCKRHECIEINLAQSESDAIRLKTARRAAFSALARVRPTTILEDVTVPRSEIAKMLERIDRIAKKYSVTFGIFGHAGDGNLHPTCLTDERDKDEIHRAESAFEEIFSESIRMGGTITGEHGTGLAKKKFLPNVAGIPAVEMMRTIKSSIDPQGVLNPGKIFSIKPKCEGNLPQSREQIKRFEALGAWT
- a CDS encoding tyrosine phenol-lyase, giving the protein MGKLERRSWAEPFKIKVVEPLRMTTREERLAAIKEAGYNTFLLRSEDVYIDLLTDSGTNAMSDYQWAGMMLGDEAYAGSKNYYHLEENVQKYYGYKYLVPTHQGRGAEHIISKLLIKPGDYVAGNMYFTTTRLHQELAGATFVDVIIDEAHDAQNMHPFKGNIDLQKLEDLIKKVGEKKMAYLTVAATVNMAGGQPISMENLRQVRSLAKNYNIKVILDATRAVENAYFIKVREKGYEKKSISEILKELCSYSDGATMSGKKDLLVNIGGFLALNDYDVFEEARNMVVVYEGLHTYGGMAGRDMEAMARGIEEAVEESHIKARIGQIEYVGERLQSIGVPIVLPVGGHAIFLDAKRFLPHIPQIEFPAQTLAAELYMDSGIRSMERGIVSAGRKKETGENYFPKLELVRLTFPRRVYTQAHCDVTAESVEAVYEQRGKIKGMKMVYEPKYLRFFQARFERL